Proteins from a genomic interval of Crassostrea angulata isolate pt1a10 chromosome 7, ASM2561291v2, whole genome shotgun sequence:
- the LOC128157077 gene encoding mucin-5AC-like isoform X3 — MLYFTYGNLFILIFCFQSEAFLFTQTPPCDVSVSECMNCERVGFFPTMFCPQIEYGEFCYTKVVHNDSGIFTIKGHASKSFCEANNYKTSILNPSCKTGNLPKGTECIDCCKQYSCDPRDLYCNKNIIKPEHMPFTVTTIRTTPPTKVSTTTATPQPTTPLPTTTQAPDKGLCQVCVESDGRNCDTSSSNQYCSQQKKYCMNTIISDPKGGMIVLKKCADEVECKWNYWVDTLGDPKCNNVTGPQADNACSYCCDNTNGNLPCNRNTIPTQLSTFDNSQEKKQCMTGTSNTQYQLETCSSVASYCLNTVRYDTTAKDPDMYVEKKCAYEAECKGEWWNKSRKRPECLTQNFTGIADNSVICTYCCVSDGSGPCNGASVPEQIAHFEPVTTASTPTTATTLPTTAHGHGHHNTHVHTDHGHHHTVTSTQTTTESTTTTATLPSTTQSIHTSTTSPSTTTQTTATTLPSTTTTTATTTATTMPTSTTTPAPIVCSGNTSIVCEDDPLAHCATLLSVGLCQKLQYNPDREDIKFCPKTCNLCDKYCEYVLKPKQPPTTTPAPTHQMTTNATTIKPLTTTNKASTTSPTANITTNTTAGTTSSNPTTKATNSFIHKSTVTTTNKDQITTATMATTSTNPTTTATTATTTTATTTTTILTTTTAAHPECYICTGPVTLCENLYAPQGCTSDKPFCINEVNNNSDGTRTVARRCASKTECIQNWWLGSSSRSECAGFDPTSPTLDQFSCSFCCTTPLCNKNIVPRDLYVQ; from the exons ATGTTGTATTTCACTTACGGAAATTTATTTATTCTCATATTCT GTTTTCAAAGTGAGGCGTTTCTATTTACGCAAACACCGCCTTGCGATGTATCAG TATCAGAATGTATGAACTGTGAAAGAGTGGGGTTCTTTCCTACAATGTTCTGTCCCCAAATTGAATACGGGGAGTTCTGCTACACCAAGGTAGTCCACAATGATTCGGGGATATTCACTATTAAAGG acacgcatcaaaatcattttgtgaAGCTAACAACTACAAGACTAGCATATTGAATCCGTCCTGTAAGACTGGAAACCTTCCGAAGGGAACTGAGTGTATCGATTGCTGTAAACAATACAGCTGTGACCCCCGAGATCTGTACTGTAACAAGAACATCATAAAACCCGAACACATGCCAT TTACTGTGACTACGATAAGAACCACGCCCCCAACGAAAGTGAGTACCACTACTGCTACACCCCAGCCCACCACTCCTCTACCAACAACTACCCAAGCTCCGG ATAAAGGACTTTGTCAAGTGTGCGTAGAGAGTGATGGTCGGAACTGTGACACATCCTCCAGCAACCAGTACTGCAGTCAACAGAAGAAGTACTGTATGAACACTATTATTTCCGATCCGAAAGGGGGAATGATTGTACTCAAAAA GTGCGCAGATGAGGTGGAATGTAAATGGAACTATTGGGTGGACACTCTAGGAGATCCTAAATGTAACAATGTAACAGGACCACAGGCCGACAATGCCTGTAGTTATTGTTGTGATAACACAAACGGAAACCTGCCATGCAATCGGAATACCATACCGACACAACTGTCTACATTCGATAATAGCCAGgaaa AGAAACAATGCATGACCGGGACTTCCAATACTCAATATCAGTTGGAAACATGCTCTTCCGTTGCCTCGTATTGTCTCAATACAGTAAGATATGATACAACGGCAAAAGATCCGGACATGTATGTTGAGAAGAA GTGTGCTTATGAGGCTGAATGTAAAGGAGAGTGGTGGAATAAAAGCAGGAAGAGACCGGAATGTCTCActcaaaatttcacaggaattgCAGACAACAGTGTGATCTGTACTTATTGCTGTGTTTCTGATGGTAGTGGCCCTTGTAATGGCGCCTCGGTGCCGGAACAGATCGCACACTTCGAGCCTGTTACCACTGCTA GTACTCCAACAACAGCTACCACCTTACCGACAACCGCACACGGTCATGGGCACCACAACACGCACGTGCATACAGACCACGGTCACCACCACACTGTGACTTCCACCCAAACAACAACAGAGAGTACGACCACCACCGCTACCTTACCGTCAACAACACAATCAATCCATACTTCTACTACGTCACCATCAACGACAACTCAGACAACGGCAACCACCTTGCCGtcaacaacgacaacaacagCGACAACAACAGCGACAACAATGCCAACCAGTACAACCACCCCCGCACCAATAGTGTGCTCGG GCAATACTTCGATAGTATGCGAAGACGACCCTCTGGCTCACTGTGCTACCCTATTATCAGTTGGACTTTGCCAAAAGCTGCAGTACAACCCTGATAGGGAGGACATCAAGTTTTGTCCGAAAACATGTAACCTGTGTGACAAAT ATTGCGAGTATGTCCTAAAACCAAAGCAACCACCGACAACCACACCTGCTCCGA CGCATCAGATGACTACAAACGCAACAACCATAAAGCCTCTAACAACGACGAACAAAGCTTCCACTACATCACCTACCGCCAACATCACAACCAACACAACAGCAGGAACAACTAGCTCTAACCCTACAACCAAAGCAACAAACAGTTTTATTCACAAATCCACAGTCACAACAACAAACAAGGACCAAATAACTACTGCAACAATGGCAACAACGAGCACTAACCCCACAACCACAGCAACAACCGCAACAACAACCACAG CAACAACAACCACAACCATTCTCACAACAACCACAGCTGCACACC CTGAGTGCTACATTTGTACTGGACCTGTCACTCTTTGTGAAAACTTGTATGCACCTCAAGGTTGTACTTCAGACAAACCTTTCTGTATCAATGAGGTCAACAATAACTCAGATGGAACCAGAACTGTTGCAAGGCG GTGTGCTTCCAAGACAGAATGTATACAGAACTGGTGGCTAGGTTCATCTAGTCGCTCAGAGTGCGCGGGATTCGATCCTACATCCCCGACTCTCGATCAATTCTCGTGTTCATTCTGCTGCACCACGCCTCTCTGTAATAAGAACATTGTACCACGTGATCTCTATGTCCAATAA
- the LOC128157077 gene encoding mucin-5AC-like isoform X1 gives MLYFTYGNLFILIFCFQSEAFLFTQTPPCDVSVSECMNCERVGFFPTMFCPQIEYGEFCYTKVVHNDSGIFTIKGHASKSFCEANNYKTSILNPSCKTGNLPKGTECIDCCKQYSCDPRDLYCNKNIIKPEHMPFTVTTIRTTPPTKVSTTTATPQPTTPLPTTTQAPDKGLCQVCVESDGRNCDTSSSNQYCSQQKKYCMNTIISDPKGGMIVLKKCADEVECKWNYWVDTLGDPKCNNVTGPQADNACSYCCDNTNGNLPCNRNTIPTQLSTFDNSQEKKQCMTGTSNTQYQLETCSSVASYCLNTVRYDTTAKDPDMYVEKKCAYEAECKGEWWNKSRKRPECLTQNFTGIADNSVICTYCCVSDGSGPCNGASVPEQIAHFEPVTTASTPTTATTLPTTAHGHGHHNTHVHTDHGHHHTVTSTQTTTESTTTTATLPSTTQSIHTSTTSPSTTTQTTATTLPSTTTTTATTTATTMPTSTTTPAPIVCSGNTSIVCEDDPLAHCATLLSVGLCQKLQYNPDREDIKFCPKTCNLCDKYCEYVLKPKQPPTTTPAPTHQMTTNATTIKPLTTTNKASTTSPTANITTNTTAGTTSSNPTTKATNSFIHKSTVTTTNKDQITTATMATTSTNPTTTATTATTTTGTTTSTNTATTATTTTTILTTTTAAHPECYICTGPVTLCENLYAPQGCTSDKPFCINEVNNNSDGTRTVARRCASKTECIQNWWLGSSSRSECAGFDPTSPTLDQFSCSFCCTTPLCNKNIVPRDLYVQ, from the exons ATGTTGTATTTCACTTACGGAAATTTATTTATTCTCATATTCT GTTTTCAAAGTGAGGCGTTTCTATTTACGCAAACACCGCCTTGCGATGTATCAG TATCAGAATGTATGAACTGTGAAAGAGTGGGGTTCTTTCCTACAATGTTCTGTCCCCAAATTGAATACGGGGAGTTCTGCTACACCAAGGTAGTCCACAATGATTCGGGGATATTCACTATTAAAGG acacgcatcaaaatcattttgtgaAGCTAACAACTACAAGACTAGCATATTGAATCCGTCCTGTAAGACTGGAAACCTTCCGAAGGGAACTGAGTGTATCGATTGCTGTAAACAATACAGCTGTGACCCCCGAGATCTGTACTGTAACAAGAACATCATAAAACCCGAACACATGCCAT TTACTGTGACTACGATAAGAACCACGCCCCCAACGAAAGTGAGTACCACTACTGCTACACCCCAGCCCACCACTCCTCTACCAACAACTACCCAAGCTCCGG ATAAAGGACTTTGTCAAGTGTGCGTAGAGAGTGATGGTCGGAACTGTGACACATCCTCCAGCAACCAGTACTGCAGTCAACAGAAGAAGTACTGTATGAACACTATTATTTCCGATCCGAAAGGGGGAATGATTGTACTCAAAAA GTGCGCAGATGAGGTGGAATGTAAATGGAACTATTGGGTGGACACTCTAGGAGATCCTAAATGTAACAATGTAACAGGACCACAGGCCGACAATGCCTGTAGTTATTGTTGTGATAACACAAACGGAAACCTGCCATGCAATCGGAATACCATACCGACACAACTGTCTACATTCGATAATAGCCAGgaaa AGAAACAATGCATGACCGGGACTTCCAATACTCAATATCAGTTGGAAACATGCTCTTCCGTTGCCTCGTATTGTCTCAATACAGTAAGATATGATACAACGGCAAAAGATCCGGACATGTATGTTGAGAAGAA GTGTGCTTATGAGGCTGAATGTAAAGGAGAGTGGTGGAATAAAAGCAGGAAGAGACCGGAATGTCTCActcaaaatttcacaggaattgCAGACAACAGTGTGATCTGTACTTATTGCTGTGTTTCTGATGGTAGTGGCCCTTGTAATGGCGCCTCGGTGCCGGAACAGATCGCACACTTCGAGCCTGTTACCACTGCTA GTACTCCAACAACAGCTACCACCTTACCGACAACCGCACACGGTCATGGGCACCACAACACGCACGTGCATACAGACCACGGTCACCACCACACTGTGACTTCCACCCAAACAACAACAGAGAGTACGACCACCACCGCTACCTTACCGTCAACAACACAATCAATCCATACTTCTACTACGTCACCATCAACGACAACTCAGACAACGGCAACCACCTTGCCGtcaacaacgacaacaacagCGACAACAACAGCGACAACAATGCCAACCAGTACAACCACCCCCGCACCAATAGTGTGCTCGG GCAATACTTCGATAGTATGCGAAGACGACCCTCTGGCTCACTGTGCTACCCTATTATCAGTTGGACTTTGCCAAAAGCTGCAGTACAACCCTGATAGGGAGGACATCAAGTTTTGTCCGAAAACATGTAACCTGTGTGACAAAT ATTGCGAGTATGTCCTAAAACCAAAGCAACCACCGACAACCACACCTGCTCCGA CGCATCAGATGACTACAAACGCAACAACCATAAAGCCTCTAACAACGACGAACAAAGCTTCCACTACATCACCTACCGCCAACATCACAACCAACACAACAGCAGGAACAACTAGCTCTAACCCTACAACCAAAGCAACAAACAGTTTTATTCACAAATCCACAGTCACAACAACAAACAAGGACCAAATAACTACTGCAACAATGGCAACAACGAGCACTAACCCCACAACCACAGCAACAACCGCAACAACAACCACAGGAACAACCACATCAACAAACACAGCAACAACCGCAACAACAACCACAACCATTCTCACAACAACCACAGCTGCACACC CTGAGTGCTACATTTGTACTGGACCTGTCACTCTTTGTGAAAACTTGTATGCACCTCAAGGTTGTACTTCAGACAAACCTTTCTGTATCAATGAGGTCAACAATAACTCAGATGGAACCAGAACTGTTGCAAGGCG GTGTGCTTCCAAGACAGAATGTATACAGAACTGGTGGCTAGGTTCATCTAGTCGCTCAGAGTGCGCGGGATTCGATCCTACATCCCCGACTCTCGATCAATTCTCGTGTTCATTCTGCTGCACCACGCCTCTCTGTAATAAGAACATTGTACCACGTGATCTCTATGTCCAATAA
- the LOC128157077 gene encoding mucin-5AC-like isoform X2 — MLYFTYGNLFILIFCFQSEAFLFTQTPPCDVSVSECMNCERVGFFPTMFCPQIEYGEFCYTKVVHNDSGIFTIKGHASKSFCEANNYKTSILNPSCKTGNLPKGTECIDCCKQYSCDPRDLYCNKNIIKPEHMPFTVTTIRTTPPTKVSTTTATPQPTTPLPTTTQAPDKGLCQVCVESDGRNCDTSSSNQYCSQQKKYCMNTIISDPKGGMIVLKKCADEVECKWNYWVDTLGDPKCNNVTGPQADNACSYCCDNTNGNLPCNRNTIPTQLSTFDNSQEKKQCMTGTSNTQYQLETCSSVASYCLNTVRYDTTAKDPDMYVEKKCAYEAECKGEWWNKSRKRPECLTQNFTGIADNSVICTYCCVSDGSGPCNGASVPEQIAHFEPVTTATTTLPTTAHGHGHHNTHVHTDHGHHHTVTSTQTTTESTTTTATLPSTTQSIHTSTTSPSTTTQTTATTLPSTTTTTATTTATTMPTSTTTPAPIVCSGNTSIVCEDDPLAHCATLLSVGLCQKLQYNPDREDIKFCPKTCNLCDKYCEYVLKPKQPPTTTPAPTHQMTTNATTIKPLTTTNKASTTSPTANITTNTTAGTTSSNPTTKATNSFIHKSTVTTTNKDQITTATMATTSTNPTTTATTATTTTGTTTSTNTATTATTTTTILTTTTAAHPECYICTGPVTLCENLYAPQGCTSDKPFCINEVNNNSDGTRTVARRCASKTECIQNWWLGSSSRSECAGFDPTSPTLDQFSCSFCCTTPLCNKNIVPRDLYVQ, encoded by the exons ATGTTGTATTTCACTTACGGAAATTTATTTATTCTCATATTCT GTTTTCAAAGTGAGGCGTTTCTATTTACGCAAACACCGCCTTGCGATGTATCAG TATCAGAATGTATGAACTGTGAAAGAGTGGGGTTCTTTCCTACAATGTTCTGTCCCCAAATTGAATACGGGGAGTTCTGCTACACCAAGGTAGTCCACAATGATTCGGGGATATTCACTATTAAAGG acacgcatcaaaatcattttgtgaAGCTAACAACTACAAGACTAGCATATTGAATCCGTCCTGTAAGACTGGAAACCTTCCGAAGGGAACTGAGTGTATCGATTGCTGTAAACAATACAGCTGTGACCCCCGAGATCTGTACTGTAACAAGAACATCATAAAACCCGAACACATGCCAT TTACTGTGACTACGATAAGAACCACGCCCCCAACGAAAGTGAGTACCACTACTGCTACACCCCAGCCCACCACTCCTCTACCAACAACTACCCAAGCTCCGG ATAAAGGACTTTGTCAAGTGTGCGTAGAGAGTGATGGTCGGAACTGTGACACATCCTCCAGCAACCAGTACTGCAGTCAACAGAAGAAGTACTGTATGAACACTATTATTTCCGATCCGAAAGGGGGAATGATTGTACTCAAAAA GTGCGCAGATGAGGTGGAATGTAAATGGAACTATTGGGTGGACACTCTAGGAGATCCTAAATGTAACAATGTAACAGGACCACAGGCCGACAATGCCTGTAGTTATTGTTGTGATAACACAAACGGAAACCTGCCATGCAATCGGAATACCATACCGACACAACTGTCTACATTCGATAATAGCCAGgaaa AGAAACAATGCATGACCGGGACTTCCAATACTCAATATCAGTTGGAAACATGCTCTTCCGTTGCCTCGTATTGTCTCAATACAGTAAGATATGATACAACGGCAAAAGATCCGGACATGTATGTTGAGAAGAA GTGTGCTTATGAGGCTGAATGTAAAGGAGAGTGGTGGAATAAAAGCAGGAAGAGACCGGAATGTCTCActcaaaatttcacaggaattgCAGACAACAGTGTGATCTGTACTTATTGCTGTGTTTCTGATGGTAGTGGCCCTTGTAATGGCGCCTCGGTGCCGGAACAGATCGCACACTTCGAGCCTGTTACCACTGCTA CTACCACCTTACCGACAACCGCACACGGTCATGGGCACCACAACACGCACGTGCATACAGACCACGGTCACCACCACACTGTGACTTCCACCCAAACAACAACAGAGAGTACGACCACCACCGCTACCTTACCGTCAACAACACAATCAATCCATACTTCTACTACGTCACCATCAACGACAACTCAGACAACGGCAACCACCTTGCCGtcaacaacgacaacaacagCGACAACAACAGCGACAACAATGCCAACCAGTACAACCACCCCCGCACCAATAGTGTGCTCGG GCAATACTTCGATAGTATGCGAAGACGACCCTCTGGCTCACTGTGCTACCCTATTATCAGTTGGACTTTGCCAAAAGCTGCAGTACAACCCTGATAGGGAGGACATCAAGTTTTGTCCGAAAACATGTAACCTGTGTGACAAAT ATTGCGAGTATGTCCTAAAACCAAAGCAACCACCGACAACCACACCTGCTCCGA CGCATCAGATGACTACAAACGCAACAACCATAAAGCCTCTAACAACGACGAACAAAGCTTCCACTACATCACCTACCGCCAACATCACAACCAACACAACAGCAGGAACAACTAGCTCTAACCCTACAACCAAAGCAACAAACAGTTTTATTCACAAATCCACAGTCACAACAACAAACAAGGACCAAATAACTACTGCAACAATGGCAACAACGAGCACTAACCCCACAACCACAGCAACAACCGCAACAACAACCACAGGAACAACCACATCAACAAACACAGCAACAACCGCAACAACAACCACAACCATTCTCACAACAACCACAGCTGCACACC CTGAGTGCTACATTTGTACTGGACCTGTCACTCTTTGTGAAAACTTGTATGCACCTCAAGGTTGTACTTCAGACAAACCTTTCTGTATCAATGAGGTCAACAATAACTCAGATGGAACCAGAACTGTTGCAAGGCG GTGTGCTTCCAAGACAGAATGTATACAGAACTGGTGGCTAGGTTCATCTAGTCGCTCAGAGTGCGCGGGATTCGATCCTACATCCCCGACTCTCGATCAATTCTCGTGTTCATTCTGCTGCACCACGCCTCTCTGTAATAAGAACATTGTACCACGTGATCTCTATGTCCAATAA
- the LOC128157077 gene encoding uncharacterized protein LOC128157077 isoform X4, protein MLYFTYGNLFILIFCFQSEAFLFTQTPPCDVSVSECMNCERVGFFPTMFCPQIEYGEFCYTKVVHNDSGIFTIKGHASKSFCEANNYKTSILNPSCKTGNLPKGTECIDCCKQYSCDPRDLYCNKNIIKPEHMPFTVTTIRTTPPTKVSTTTATPQPTTPLPTTTQAPDKGLCQVCVESDGRNCDTSSSNQYCSQQKKYCMNTIISDPKGGMIVLKKCADEVECKWNYWVDTLGDPKCNNVTGPQADNACSYCCDNTNGNLPCNRNTIPTQLSTFDNSQEKKQCMTGTSNTQYQLETCSSVASYCLNTVRYDTTAKDPDMYVEKKCAYEAECKGEWWNKSRKRPECLTQNFTGIADNSVICTYCCVSDGSGPCNGASVPEQIAHFEPVTTASTPTTATTLPTTAHGHGHHNTHVHTDHGHHHTVTSTQTTTESTTTTATLPSTTQSIHTSTTSPSTTTQTTATTLPSTTTTTATTTATTMPTSTTTPAPIVCSGNTSIVCEDDPLAHCATLLSVGLCQKLQYNPDREDIKFCPKTCNLCDKYCEYVLKPKQPPTTTPAPKGRFCKVCGDSDSNIPCDTRTIFLGDSVECPAGQDFCMTDIIHDSSNNEMIYKRCVDEATCRNEWLSQTSDQDHCTGYPNVVATGAYSCHFCCTSDSCNSGLLPKNSTLYTKARYRF, encoded by the exons ATGTTGTATTTCACTTACGGAAATTTATTTATTCTCATATTCT GTTTTCAAAGTGAGGCGTTTCTATTTACGCAAACACCGCCTTGCGATGTATCAG TATCAGAATGTATGAACTGTGAAAGAGTGGGGTTCTTTCCTACAATGTTCTGTCCCCAAATTGAATACGGGGAGTTCTGCTACACCAAGGTAGTCCACAATGATTCGGGGATATTCACTATTAAAGG acacgcatcaaaatcattttgtgaAGCTAACAACTACAAGACTAGCATATTGAATCCGTCCTGTAAGACTGGAAACCTTCCGAAGGGAACTGAGTGTATCGATTGCTGTAAACAATACAGCTGTGACCCCCGAGATCTGTACTGTAACAAGAACATCATAAAACCCGAACACATGCCAT TTACTGTGACTACGATAAGAACCACGCCCCCAACGAAAGTGAGTACCACTACTGCTACACCCCAGCCCACCACTCCTCTACCAACAACTACCCAAGCTCCGG ATAAAGGACTTTGTCAAGTGTGCGTAGAGAGTGATGGTCGGAACTGTGACACATCCTCCAGCAACCAGTACTGCAGTCAACAGAAGAAGTACTGTATGAACACTATTATTTCCGATCCGAAAGGGGGAATGATTGTACTCAAAAA GTGCGCAGATGAGGTGGAATGTAAATGGAACTATTGGGTGGACACTCTAGGAGATCCTAAATGTAACAATGTAACAGGACCACAGGCCGACAATGCCTGTAGTTATTGTTGTGATAACACAAACGGAAACCTGCCATGCAATCGGAATACCATACCGACACAACTGTCTACATTCGATAATAGCCAGgaaa AGAAACAATGCATGACCGGGACTTCCAATACTCAATATCAGTTGGAAACATGCTCTTCCGTTGCCTCGTATTGTCTCAATACAGTAAGATATGATACAACGGCAAAAGATCCGGACATGTATGTTGAGAAGAA GTGTGCTTATGAGGCTGAATGTAAAGGAGAGTGGTGGAATAAAAGCAGGAAGAGACCGGAATGTCTCActcaaaatttcacaggaattgCAGACAACAGTGTGATCTGTACTTATTGCTGTGTTTCTGATGGTAGTGGCCCTTGTAATGGCGCCTCGGTGCCGGAACAGATCGCACACTTCGAGCCTGTTACCACTGCTA GTACTCCAACAACAGCTACCACCTTACCGACAACCGCACACGGTCATGGGCACCACAACACGCACGTGCATACAGACCACGGTCACCACCACACTGTGACTTCCACCCAAACAACAACAGAGAGTACGACCACCACCGCTACCTTACCGTCAACAACACAATCAATCCATACTTCTACTACGTCACCATCAACGACAACTCAGACAACGGCAACCACCTTGCCGtcaacaacgacaacaacagCGACAACAACAGCGACAACAATGCCAACCAGTACAACCACCCCCGCACCAATAGTGTGCTCGG GCAATACTTCGATAGTATGCGAAGACGACCCTCTGGCTCACTGTGCTACCCTATTATCAGTTGGACTTTGCCAAAAGCTGCAGTACAACCCTGATAGGGAGGACATCAAGTTTTGTCCGAAAACATGTAACCTGTGTGACAAAT ATTGCGAGTATGTCCTAAAACCAAAGCAACCACCGACAACCACACCTGCTCCGA AGGGGAGGTTCTGTAAGGTATGTGGAGACAGTGACTCCAACATTCCCTGTGACACACGGACCATCTTCCTGGGAGATTCCGTGGAGTGTCCGGCGGGACAGGATTTCTGCATGACCGACATCATCCACGACAGCAGTAACAACGAAATGATCTACAAACG